From a single Stomoxys calcitrans chromosome 4, idStoCalc2.1, whole genome shotgun sequence genomic region:
- the LOC106085793 gene encoding NADH dehydrogenase [ubiquinone] iron-sulfur protein 4, mitochondrial — MSFLVRQIVQATKNTQQWSPVLSRGMASLRDTPVIDVDTALAKPEDIEQKNKLQGTITVPVKVDLSPISGVPEEQVKTRRVRIYMPPKNAMQSGTNNLHTWQIDFDNRERWENPLMGWSSTGDPLSNMQVNFTSPEEAITYCERNGWRWFVERPDVPKTDRVKNYGVNFSWNRRTRVSTK; from the exons atgTCTTTTTTGGTGCGGCAAATTGTCCAAGCTACCAAAAATACCCAGCAATG gtCCCCTGTACTGAGCCGTGGTATGGCCTCGTTGCGTGACACTCCAGTCATAGATGTGGATACTGCTTTAGCCAAACCCGAGGATATTGAACAAAAGAACAAGTTGCAAGGCACCATTACCGTGCCTGTCAAAGTGGACCTTAGCCCCATTTCGGGAGTGCCagaggaacaagtaaaaactcgCCGTGTTCGCATCTATATGCCACCAAAGAACGCCATGCAAAGCGGCACCAATAACTTGCATACTTGGCAAATTGATTTTGATAACCGTGAACGTTGGGAAAATCCCTTGATGGGCTGGAGTTCTAC TGGCGATCCATTGTCGAACATGCAAGTCAATTTTACTTCCCCCGAAGAGGCAATTACCTATTGCGAAAGGAATGGCTGGCGTTGGTTTGTTGAACGCCCCGATGTACCCAAAACTGATCGCGTTAAAAACTATGGTGTTAACTTTTCATGGAATAGGCGTACACGCGTTTCCACCAAGTAG
- the LOC106085908 gene encoding actin-related protein 6 → MDNGEATVVLDNGAYTAKLGLASHDDPQTILNCIMKVKAERRRAFIGNQIHECRDSSGLFYILCFQKGYLLNWDIQKTVWDHIFSHEGCGISLEDRNILVTEPQLNFPTIQETMMEILFEEYHCNGVHKSTTAELAAYNYCADSEETSMQALNCIVVDVGYSFTHVVPFVRGKRVLKGIRRIEVGGKVLTNHLKEIISYRHLNVMDESYVVNQIKEDVCFVSQNFADDMRVHSDAKKRTEVAVEYMLPDFTTVKRGYIRKSPSKNPISEDSDQQSLRLCNERFTVPELLFNPSDVGIQQVGIPEAVIDALKDCPPYAHHELLRNILVIGGTSLFPGFIPRLKNEIRALAPDDLEVSLIFPDDPVTYGWYGGKEMASSEVFRDIIFTREEYEENGYTASNER, encoded by the coding sequence ATGGACAATGGTGAAGCCACTGTAGTCCTTGATAATGGAGCTTATACTGCCAAATTGGGTTTAGCATCCCACGATGATCCTCAGACAATTTTAAATTGCATCATGAAAGTTAAAGCAGAACGAAGACGAGCCTTTATTGGCAACCAAATTCACGAGTGTAGAGATTCATCCGGCTTGTTTTATATACTTTGCTTCCAAAAAGGTTATCTCTTGAATTGGGATATACAAAAGACGGTGTGGGATCATATCTTTAGTCATGAAGGTTGTGGCATTTCACTTGAAGATCGCAACATTCTGGTCACAGAACCTCAACTCAACTTTCCCACCATTCAGGAGACCATGATGGAGATTCTCTTTGAGGAATATCATTGCAATGGAGTGCATAAGAGCACCACAGCGGAGCTGGCAGCCTATAATTATTGTGCCGATAGCGAAGAGACTTCTATGCAGGCTTTGAATTGCATTGTTGTGGATGTGGGCTATAGTTTTACACATGTGGTGCCATTTGTGCGAGGTAAGAGGGTGTTGAAAGGCATACGTCGCATTGAAGTTGGTGGCAAAGTGCTAACAAATCATTTAAAAGAAATCATATCGTATCGTCATTTGAATGTCATGGATGAATCGTATGTGGTAAATCAAATCAAAGAAGATGTTTGCTTTGTTTCACAAAACTTTGCCGATGATATGCGGGTGCATAGCGATGCCAAGAAACGTACCGAGGTGGCAGTGGAATACATGCTGCCCGACTTTACTACTGTGAAAAGAGGCTATATACGCAAAAGTCCTTCCAAGAATCCCATCTCGGAAGATTCAGATCAACAATCTTTGCGTTTGTGCAATGAACGTTTTACTGTGCCAGAATTGCTGTTTAATCCCTCCGATGTAGGCATACAGCAGGTTGGCATACCCGAAGCAGTGATAGATGCCTTAAAGGATTGTCCACCCTATGCACATCATGAACTTTTGCGTAACATTTTGGTGATTGGAGGAACATCTTTGTTTCCTGGCTTTATACCACGCTTGAAGAATGAAATACGAGCTTTGGCTCCAGATGATTTGGAGGTTTCATTGATATTTCCCGATGATCCTGTGACCTATGGCTGGTATGGTGGCAAAGAAATGGCTAGTAGTGAAGTTTTTAGGGATATTATATTTACTCGAGAAGAATATGAAGAAAATGGTTATACAGCAAGTAATGAACGATAA
- the LOC106085778 gene encoding splicing regulatory glutamine/lysine-rich protein 1, whose product MQNSWEKEVPNFVANCKARLQKILERLNWTEESVLKNFNTNSVASVSVVPKSSKISLSPRKATFPESLVTDNSIVLETPNLQNLLNNDSISAPENFNELQGNFNREQKLQIYQHVIENTKKLDNSNVGEGPEGVDSLADIVAAKTRDAKRKKRKFRKSKPTRIEEVRALVQLQMQALEQFIENQHEGQNTKDYEDKREINRGKHTIRDTNYIHSSNSHGMKTEESTYNCKNNSKEQSYSSYRSSRDISEQNYNKNIHPKDTHYKKPEDRQHDYGKRERKHRSRSPAHDKYKEKPYKDHTKYRESNHYKRHKRDHRSRSPVHDKYQNTRSSKDHKRYGSKAREYEKRLSNSRESRKHYDRYEKSTKEHKRRRSRSSHSSDYCPDSKRDRHYDRRKSKSPGSSKSRGHEKYEKSSKEKI is encoded by the exons ATGCAGAATTCATGGGAAAAAGAAGTGCCGAATTTTGTGGCCAATTGTAAGGCCAGACTACAAAAGATTCTCGAAAGACTTAACTGGACAGAAGAGAGTGTCCTTAAG AATTTTAACACAAATTCGGTGGCCTCTGTCTCAGTAGTTCCTAAATCGAGCAAGATATCTTTGTCTCCGAGAAAAGCTACATTCCCGGAAAGTCTGGTTACAGATAATTCTATTGTTCTAG aaactCCAAATCTACAAAATCTCTTGAATAATGATAGCATTTCAGCTCCCGAAAACTTTAATGAACTACAAGGCAATTTCAATAgggaacaaaaattgcaaatatatcagcatgtTATAGAGAATACCAAAAAATTGGACAACAGCAACGTAGGCGAAGG GCCTGAAGGTGTTGATTCCTTGGCGGATATTGTTGCTGCCAAGACTCGTGATGCCAAACGCAAGAAGCGCAAGTTTCGCAAAAGCAAACCTACACGCATAGAAGAAGTAAGGGCTTTAGTTCAATTGCAAATGCAGGCATTGGAACAGTTTATTGAGAATCAACATGAGGGACAGAATACTAAAGATTATGAGGATAAGCGAGAAATAAACAGAGGGAAACATACAATCAGGGATACAAATTACATTCATAGTTCAAATTCTCATGGAATGAAAACGGAAGAAAGTACTTATAACTGCAAAAACAACTCAAAAGAGCAAAGCTACAGCTCCTACAGAAGCAGCAGAGATATATCCGaacaaaattataacaaaaatataCACCCGAAGGATACTCATTATAAAAAGCCTGAGGACAGACAACACGATTATGGAAAGCGTGAAAGGAAACATCGCAGTCGTAGTCCAGCGCATGACAAATACAAAGAGAAACCTTATAAAGATCATACCAAATACAGAGAAAGCAACCACTATAAAAGGCATAAAAGGGATCACCGCAGTCGAAGTCCTGTGCATGACAAATATCAGAATACCAGATCCTCAAAGGATCACAAAAGATATGGCAGCAAAGCAAGGGAGTATGAAAAAAGGCTCAGCAATAGCCGAGAATCTCGAAAGCACTATGACAGATATGAGAAATCAACCAAAGAACACAAGAGACGGCGAAGCAGAAGTTCTCATTCTAGCGACTATTGTCCCGACAGCAAACGTGATAGACACTATGACCGTCGCAAGAGTAAAAGTCCTGGTTCGAGTAAAAGCAGAGGGcatgaaaaatatgaaaaaagtagcaaagaaaaaatatag
- the LOC106085148 gene encoding protein prenyltransferase alpha subunit repeat-containing protein 1, translating to MDSDSDNEQSVLCEKIINDMHTVFLKDTELSSFEIIPTVLNRNKSPVIHVEHNMGLESWCAKHVYDHAHRMLMGYKKQTVQRYVQQSDNLLKYLNVALLINPDVTAFWHIRRQLVQKNRLKMNRELKFSTLVLSKKPKSNEAFAYRRWLYSFQSADAIDWHHEIGICERCADRSSSNYHAWSHRQWVLQNAPILIRAEIMRSEKFMRKHISDYSSYHYRQLLISYAYKMSYYDAEELPQLFDLKELISYYLIADVQSPAQILQIMLPGIDQAAVGEARLKSFLYCCNLSAHDMRLCDDQKNMYGERESFELHRRASLKFIVEQCVRLLSGGDMMGMYSPPATPVQQQEFNLHLRKFNYNSYEFLTALKKSESLLGSKHRKWCSLFLGFDYETGAA from the exons ATGGATTCAGATTCGGATAATGAACAATCGGTACTATGCGAGAAAATCATCAATGACATGCACACTGTTTTTCTCAAGGACACTGAATT atCATCATTTGAAATCATACCCACTGTCTTGAATCGCAACAAATCACCTGTTATACATGTGGAACATAACATGGGCCTGGAATCATGGTGTGCCAAACATGTATATGATCATGCCCATCGCATGCTGATGGGCTACAAGAAACAAACTGTACAACGCTATGTCCAACAGAGTGATAATCTGCTGAAGTACCTGAATGTAGCATTACTCATTAATCCCGATGTAACTGCCTTTTGGCATATACGTAGGCAACTGGTGCAAAAGAATCGCCTGAAAATGAATCGAGAGCTGAAGTTTTCCACTTTGGTGTTGAGCAAGAAACCCAAATCCAATGAAGCTTTTGCCTACAGGAGATGGTTGTATTCTTTTCAGA GTGCCGATGCCATTGATTGGCATCATGAAATTGGCATTTGTGAACGCTGTGCCGATCGCAGTTCCAGCAATTATCATGCCTGGTCTCATCGCCAGTGGGTCTTGCAAAATGCCCCCATATTGATACGTGCCGAGATTATGCGCTCCGAAAAATTTATGCGCAAACATATCAGCGACTATAGCAGCTATCACTATCGCCAATTGCTGATATCCTATGCCTATAAGATGAGCTATTATGATGCCGAGGAGCTGCCACAATTGTTCGATTTGAAGGAACTAATCAGCTACTATCTGATTGCCGATGTTCAAAGTCCTGcacaaattttacaaattatgCTGCCCGGCATAGATCAGGCAGCGGTGGGAGAGGCCCGTCTAAAATCGTTCCTATACTGCTGTAATTTATCGGCCCACGATATGCGCCTATGTGATGATCAAAAGAATATGTATGGCGAACGGGAATCCTTTGAACTGCATCGCCGAGCTTCTTTAAAATTCATAGTGGAACAATGTGTACGCCTGCTAAGTGGAGGAGATATGATGGGCATGTATTCACCGCCCGCCACACCGGTGCAACAGCAAGAATTCAATTTgcatttaagaaaattcaattaTAATTCCTATGAATTTTTAACAGCCCTCAAGAAGTCCGAAAGTCTTTTGGGCTCAAAACATCGAAAATGGTGTTCATTGTTTTTGGGTTTCGATTATGAGACAGGAGCTGCCTAG
- the LOC106085914 gene encoding iron-sulfur cluster assembly 1 homolog, mitochondrial has translation MATKVVATATVRALKGRKLLPTRAALTLTPSAVQRIKDLLKGQPEYTGLKVGVRQRGCNGLSYTLNYAKEKDKLDEEVVQDGVRVYIDRKAQLSLLGTEMDYVESKLASEFVFNNPNIKGTCGCGESFSI, from the exons atggcCACCAAAGTAGTTGCCACCGCCACTGTAAGGGCTTTGAAAGGACGTAAACTCTTGCCTACAAGGGCAGCATTGACATTG ACTCCCTCGGCAGTGCAGCGTATAAAAGATTTACTCAAAGGACAACCAGAATAT ACTGGACTAAAAGTTGGTGTGCGACAACGTGGTTGCAATGGTCTTTCATATACATTAAATTATGCAAAGGAAAAAG acAAATTGGATGAGGAGGTTGTACAGGATGGCGTTAGAGTTTATATAGATAGAAAGGCTCAGCTCTCATTATTGG GCACTGAAATGGATTACGTGGAATCTAAGCTTGCCAGCGAATTCGTATTCAACAACCCCAACATTAAAGGCACATGCGGTTGCGGTGAATCGTTTAGTATATAA